From Vitis vinifera cultivar Pinot Noir 40024 chromosome 14, ASM3070453v1, a single genomic window includes:
- the LOC100247426 gene encoding microtubule-destabilizing protein 60 isoform X3, translated as MDSHGRNTGTKTPAKDPQASRSKISEISKTSENLNPNLSSPSPGLKKMSNSPAAKSAKSHKSAQRVISPRNKIRERKFVVAKKNSKKERAASAVTCKCKDKVGDNAKKCLCVAYENLRASQEEFFKIRDAREGRAGVEEGGGEENPVIQNYEIGDGYEGKVENGDDLGEMEPLSESGSACVKRRRDRLLEEARNSGPVSGSGRVAHLVQAFEKLLSVPSTKDSDQKDENESKENKEGMRWALPGLQQPKVSETQASASSFCPSELLLTAEKLGLDSQVSSSWDSSNGSFSISSRTSGGGRRSRRNSIESSCTVGGRAWKKKQLKATSQKPFKLRTELRGQLKEEELMKKIQKLVEEEEKQRIPIAQGLPWTTDEPECLIKPPVKENTRPIDLKLHSDLRAVERAEFDHQVAEKMSLIEQYKMERERQQKLEEEEEIKRLRKELVPKAQPMPYFDRPFIPRRSLKQPTVPREPRFHIPQQKKIKCCMSWNDMGPYTCHQ; from the exons ATGGATTCCCACGGCAGGAACACCGGAACAAAAACCCCTGCAAAAGACCCACAAGCCTCTCGATCAAAGATCTCGGAGATATCCAAGACTTCCGAGAATCTCAACCCTAACCTGTCCAGTCCAAGCCCTGGTTTGAAGAAAATGTCGAATTCACCGGCGGCCAAATCTGCCAAATCTCACAAATCGGCCCAGAGGGTCATTTCGCCACGGAATAAGATTCGCGAAAGAAAGTTCGTGGTGGCGAAGAAGAATTCGAAGAAAGAGAGAGCAGCGTCCGCAGTCACATGTAAATGCAAGGACAAGGTTGGGGATAATGCAAAGAAGTGCCTCTGTGTTGCTTATGAGAATCTGAGGGCTTCTCAGGAAGAGTTCTTCAAGATTAGGGATGCTAGGGAAGGAAGAGCTGGAGTTGAagaaggaggaggagaagagAACCCGGTGATCCAAAACTACGAAATCGGTGATGGGTATGAGGGAAAGGTGGAGAATGGTGATGACCTGGGTGAGATGGAGCCATTGAGCGAATCAGGTTCAGCATGTGTCAAGAGAAGGAGGGATAGGTTGTTGGAAGAAGCAAGGAACAGTGGACCTGTATCTGGGTCTGGGAGAGTTGCACATTTGGTTCAGGCCTTTGAGAAACTCCTTTCAGTACCGAGTACAAAGGACTCAGATCAGAAGGATGAGAATGAATCAAAGGAGAATAAGGAGGGAATGAGATGGGCACTTCCTGGATTACAGCAACCCAAGGTTTCTGAAACGCAAGCTTCTGCGTCTTCGTTTTGCCCATCAGAGCTTTTGTTAACTGCAGAGAAACTTGGATTGGATTCTCAGGTTTCTTCATCTTGGGATAGCAGCAACGGGAG CTTTAGCATTTCAAGCAGAACTTCTGGTGGAGGCAGAAGGAGCCGAAGAAAT aGCATTGAATCATCTTGCACTGTTGGTGGAAGGGCGTGGAAGAAGAAGCAGCTCAAGGCTACCAGCCAAAAGCCATTCAAGCTGAGAACAGAG CTGAGGGGACAATTGAAGGAGGAAGAACTTATGAAGAAGATACAGAAAttggtggaggaggaggagaagcaaCGGATACCAATTGCTCAAGGACTCCCATGGACAACTGATGAACCAGAG tgctTGATAAAACCTCCCGTGAAAGAAAACACCAGACCCATTGACTTGAAACTCCACAGTGATCTCCGGGCAGTGGAGCGTGCTGAGTTTGATCATCAG GTAGCAGAGAAGATGAGCTTGATCGAGCAATACAAGATGGAAAGGGAGAGACAACAGAAG ttggaagaagaggaagaaataaAGAGATTGAGAAAGGAGCTCGTTCCCAAGGCACAGCCCATGCCCTATTTTGATCGACCATTTATTCCTAGAAG GTCACTGAAGCAACCCACAGTCCCACGAGAGCCAAGGTTTCACATTCCTCAACAGAAGAAGATCAAATGTTGCATGTCATGGAATGACATGGGCCCCTATACTTGCCATCAGTAG
- the LOC100247426 gene encoding microtubule-destabilizing protein 60 isoform X1 gives MDSHGRNTGTKTPAKDPQASRSKISEISKTSENLNPNLSSPSPGLKKMSNSPAAKSAKSHKSAQRVISPRNKIRERKFVVAKKNSKKERAASAVTCKCKDKVGDNAKKCLCVAYENLRASQEEFFKIRDAREGRAGVEEGGGEENPVIQNYEIGDGYEGKVENGDDLGEMEPLSESGSACVKRRRDRLLEEARNSGPVSGSGRVAHLVQAFEKLLSVPSTKDSDQKDENESKENKEGMRWALPGLQQPKVSETQASASSFCPSELLLTAEKLGLDSQVSSSWDSSNGSFSISSRTSGGGRRSRRNSIESSCTVGGRAWKKKQLKATSQKPFKLRTELRGQLKEEELMKKIQKLVEEEEKQRIPIAQGLPWTTDEPECLIKPPVKENTRPIDLKLHSDLRAVERAEFDHQVAEKMSLIEQYKMERERQQKLEEEEEIKRLRKELVPKAQPMPYFDRPFIPRRSPKPPTVPTEPRSLKQPTVPREPRFHIPQQKKIKCCMSWNDMGPYTCHQ, from the exons ATGGATTCCCACGGCAGGAACACCGGAACAAAAACCCCTGCAAAAGACCCACAAGCCTCTCGATCAAAGATCTCGGAGATATCCAAGACTTCCGAGAATCTCAACCCTAACCTGTCCAGTCCAAGCCCTGGTTTGAAGAAAATGTCGAATTCACCGGCGGCCAAATCTGCCAAATCTCACAAATCGGCCCAGAGGGTCATTTCGCCACGGAATAAGATTCGCGAAAGAAAGTTCGTGGTGGCGAAGAAGAATTCGAAGAAAGAGAGAGCAGCGTCCGCAGTCACATGTAAATGCAAGGACAAGGTTGGGGATAATGCAAAGAAGTGCCTCTGTGTTGCTTATGAGAATCTGAGGGCTTCTCAGGAAGAGTTCTTCAAGATTAGGGATGCTAGGGAAGGAAGAGCTGGAGTTGAagaaggaggaggagaagagAACCCGGTGATCCAAAACTACGAAATCGGTGATGGGTATGAGGGAAAGGTGGAGAATGGTGATGACCTGGGTGAGATGGAGCCATTGAGCGAATCAGGTTCAGCATGTGTCAAGAGAAGGAGGGATAGGTTGTTGGAAGAAGCAAGGAACAGTGGACCTGTATCTGGGTCTGGGAGAGTTGCACATTTGGTTCAGGCCTTTGAGAAACTCCTTTCAGTACCGAGTACAAAGGACTCAGATCAGAAGGATGAGAATGAATCAAAGGAGAATAAGGAGGGAATGAGATGGGCACTTCCTGGATTACAGCAACCCAAGGTTTCTGAAACGCAAGCTTCTGCGTCTTCGTTTTGCCCATCAGAGCTTTTGTTAACTGCAGAGAAACTTGGATTGGATTCTCAGGTTTCTTCATCTTGGGATAGCAGCAACGGGAG CTTTAGCATTTCAAGCAGAACTTCTGGTGGAGGCAGAAGGAGCCGAAGAAAT aGCATTGAATCATCTTGCACTGTTGGTGGAAGGGCGTGGAAGAAGAAGCAGCTCAAGGCTACCAGCCAAAAGCCATTCAAGCTGAGAACAGAG CTGAGGGGACAATTGAAGGAGGAAGAACTTATGAAGAAGATACAGAAAttggtggaggaggaggagaagcaaCGGATACCAATTGCTCAAGGACTCCCATGGACAACTGATGAACCAGAG tgctTGATAAAACCTCCCGTGAAAGAAAACACCAGACCCATTGACTTGAAACTCCACAGTGATCTCCGGGCAGTGGAGCGTGCTGAGTTTGATCATCAG GTAGCAGAGAAGATGAGCTTGATCGAGCAATACAAGATGGAAAGGGAGAGACAACAGAAG ttggaagaagaggaagaaataaAGAGATTGAGAAAGGAGCTCGTTCCCAAGGCACAGCCCATGCCCTATTTTGATCGACCATTTATTCCTAGAAG GTCACCGAAGCCACCCACAGTCCCAACAGAGCCAAG GTCACTGAAGCAACCCACAGTCCCACGAGAGCCAAGGTTTCACATTCCTCAACAGAAGAAGATCAAATGTTGCATGTCATGGAATGACATGGGCCCCTATACTTGCCATCAGTAG
- the LOC100247426 gene encoding microtubule-destabilizing protein 60 isoform X4 produces the protein MDSHGRNTGTKTPAKDPQASRSKISEISKTSENLNPNLSSPSPGLKKMSNSPAAKSAKSHKSAQRVISPRNKIRERKFVVAKKNSKKERAASAVTCKCKDKVGDNAKKCLCVAYENLRASQEEFFKIRDAREGRAGVEEGGGEENPVIQNYEIGDGYEGKVENGDDLGEMEPLSESGSACVKRRRDRLLEEARNSGPVSGSGRVAHLVQAFEKLLSVPSTKDSDQKDENESKENKEGMRWALPGLQQPKVSETQASASSFCPSELLLTAEKLGLDSQVSSSWDSSNGSISSRTSGGGRRSRRNSIESSCTVGGRAWKKKQLKATSQKPFKLRTELRGQLKEEELMKKIQKLVEEEEKQRIPIAQGLPWTTDEPECLIKPPVKENTRPIDLKLHSDLRAVERAEFDHQVAEKMSLIEQYKMERERQQKLEEEEEIKRLRKELVPKAQPMPYFDRPFIPRRSLKQPTVPREPRFHIPQQKKIKCCMSWNDMGPYTCHQ, from the exons ATGGATTCCCACGGCAGGAACACCGGAACAAAAACCCCTGCAAAAGACCCACAAGCCTCTCGATCAAAGATCTCGGAGATATCCAAGACTTCCGAGAATCTCAACCCTAACCTGTCCAGTCCAAGCCCTGGTTTGAAGAAAATGTCGAATTCACCGGCGGCCAAATCTGCCAAATCTCACAAATCGGCCCAGAGGGTCATTTCGCCACGGAATAAGATTCGCGAAAGAAAGTTCGTGGTGGCGAAGAAGAATTCGAAGAAAGAGAGAGCAGCGTCCGCAGTCACATGTAAATGCAAGGACAAGGTTGGGGATAATGCAAAGAAGTGCCTCTGTGTTGCTTATGAGAATCTGAGGGCTTCTCAGGAAGAGTTCTTCAAGATTAGGGATGCTAGGGAAGGAAGAGCTGGAGTTGAagaaggaggaggagaagagAACCCGGTGATCCAAAACTACGAAATCGGTGATGGGTATGAGGGAAAGGTGGAGAATGGTGATGACCTGGGTGAGATGGAGCCATTGAGCGAATCAGGTTCAGCATGTGTCAAGAGAAGGAGGGATAGGTTGTTGGAAGAAGCAAGGAACAGTGGACCTGTATCTGGGTCTGGGAGAGTTGCACATTTGGTTCAGGCCTTTGAGAAACTCCTTTCAGTACCGAGTACAAAGGACTCAGATCAGAAGGATGAGAATGAATCAAAGGAGAATAAGGAGGGAATGAGATGGGCACTTCCTGGATTACAGCAACCCAAGGTTTCTGAAACGCAAGCTTCTGCGTCTTCGTTTTGCCCATCAGAGCTTTTGTTAACTGCAGAGAAACTTGGATTGGATTCTCAGGTTTCTTCATCTTGGGATAGCAGCAACGGGAG CATTTCAAGCAGAACTTCTGGTGGAGGCAGAAGGAGCCGAAGAAAT aGCATTGAATCATCTTGCACTGTTGGTGGAAGGGCGTGGAAGAAGAAGCAGCTCAAGGCTACCAGCCAAAAGCCATTCAAGCTGAGAACAGAG CTGAGGGGACAATTGAAGGAGGAAGAACTTATGAAGAAGATACAGAAAttggtggaggaggaggagaagcaaCGGATACCAATTGCTCAAGGACTCCCATGGACAACTGATGAACCAGAG tgctTGATAAAACCTCCCGTGAAAGAAAACACCAGACCCATTGACTTGAAACTCCACAGTGATCTCCGGGCAGTGGAGCGTGCTGAGTTTGATCATCAG GTAGCAGAGAAGATGAGCTTGATCGAGCAATACAAGATGGAAAGGGAGAGACAACAGAAG ttggaagaagaggaagaaataaAGAGATTGAGAAAGGAGCTCGTTCCCAAGGCACAGCCCATGCCCTATTTTGATCGACCATTTATTCCTAGAAG GTCACTGAAGCAACCCACAGTCCCACGAGAGCCAAGGTTTCACATTCCTCAACAGAAGAAGATCAAATGTTGCATGTCATGGAATGACATGGGCCCCTATACTTGCCATCAGTAG
- the LOC100264653 gene encoding UDP-glucose 6-dehydrogenase 1 produces the protein MVKICCIGAGYVGGPTMAVIALKCPSIEVAVVDISVSRITAWNSDQLPIYEPGLDGVVKQCRGKNLFFSTDVEKHVSEADIVFVSVNTPTKTRGLGAGKAADLTYWESAARMIADVSKSDKIVVEKSTVPVKTAEAIEKILTHNSKGIKFQILSNPEFLAEGTAIQDLLKPDRVLIGGRETPEGQKAIQALKDVYAHWVPEDRILTTNLWSAELSKLAANAFLAQRISSVNAMSALCEATGADVTQVSYAVGTDTRIGPKFLNASVGFGGSCFQKDILNLVYICECNGLPEVAEYWKQVIKVNDYQKNRFVNRVVSSMFNTVSNKKIAILGFAFKKDTGDTRETPAIDVCKGLLGDKARLSIYDPQVTEDQIQRDLTMNKFDWDHPIHLQPMSPTTVKQVSMVWDAYSATKDAHGICILTEWDEFKTLDYKKIYDNMQKPAFVFDGRNIVNAEKLREIGFIVYSIGKPLDPWLKDMPAVA, from the coding sequence ATGGTGAAGATTTGTTGCATTGGAGCTGGGTATGTTGGAGGGCCCACCATGGCAGTCATTGCACTTAAGTGCCCATCCATTGAGGTGGCTGTTGTTGATATCTCTGTATCTCGGATCACAGCTTGGAACAGTGACCAACTGCCAATTTATGAGCCAGGCCTAGATGGTGTGGTGAAGCAGTGTCGTGGCAAGAACCTCTTCTTCAGCACTGATGTGGAGAAACATGTATCAGAGGCTGATATTGTCTTTGTTTCTGTCAACACCCCAACCAAAACGCGGGGGCTTGGAGCAGGAAAAGCTGCGGATCTGACTTACTGGGAGAGTGCAGCCCGCATGATTGCTGATGTGTCAAAGTCTGACAAAATTGTTGTTGAGAAATCTACAGTCCCAGTTAAGACAGCTGAGGCAATAGAAAAGATTCTGACCCACAACAGCAAAGGAATCAAGTTCCAAATTCTCTCAAACCCAGAATTCCTTGCTGAGGGCACTGCAATTCAAGATCTTTTAAAACCGGACCGGGTCCTCATTGGAGGCAGGGAGACCCCAGAAGGTCAGAAGGCAATCCAAGCACTGAAGGATGTTTATGCCCACTGGGTTCCCGAAGACCGAATTTTAACCACCAATCTTTGGTCTGCAGAGCTCTCCAAGCTTGCTGCTAATGCCTTCTTGGCCCAGAGGATTTCATCTGTTAATGCCATGTCAGCTCTCTGTGAGGCTACTGGGGCAGATGTTACACAGGTTTCATATGCGGTAGGCACAGACACAAGGATTGGGCCCAAGTTCCTAAATGCTAGTGTTGGTTTTGGTGGATCCTGTTTCCAGAAGGACATTTTGAACCTGGTTTACATCTGCGAGTGCAATGGCCTTCCTGAAGTGGCAGAATACTGGAAACAGGTCATCAAAGTGAATGATTATCAGAAAAACCGCTTTGTCAACCGTGTGGTTTCCTCTATGTTTAACACGGTCTCAAATAAGAAGATTGCCATTTTAGGGTTTGCCTTCAAGAAGGATACAGGTGACACAAGGGAAACCCCAGCAATTGATGTGTGCAAGGGGCTGTTAGGGGACAAGGCCCGGTTGAGCATATATGATCCACAAGTCACTGAGGACCAGATCCAGAGGGACCTTACTATGAACAAGTTTGACTGGGACCATCCCATTCACCTGCAACCTATGAGTCCCACAACTGTGAAGCAGGTGAGTATGGTTTGGGACGCCTACTCGGCAACAAAGGATGCCCACGGCATTTGCATTTTAACTGAGTGGGATGAGTTCAAAACTCTCGACTATAAGAAGATATATGATAACATGCAGAAACCAGCTTTTGTGTTTGATGGTAGGAACATTGTGAATGCAGAAAAGCTGAGGGAGATCGGTTTTATTGTGTACTCTATTGGGAAGCCGCTGGATCCATGGCTGAAGGACATGCCTGCTGTGGCATAA
- the LOC100247426 gene encoding microtubule-destabilizing protein 60 isoform X2 has product MDSHGRNTGTKTPAKDPQASRSKISEISKTSENLNPNLSSPSPGLKKMSNSPAAKSAKSHKSAQRVISPRNKIRERKFVVAKKNSKKERAASAVTCKCKDKVGDNAKKCLCVAYENLRASQEEFFKIRDAREGRAGVEEGGGEENPVIQNYEIGDGYEGKVENGDDLGEMEPLSESGSACVKRRRDRLLEEARNSGPVSGSGRVAHLVQAFEKLLSVPSTKDSDQKDENESKENKEGMRWALPGLQQPKVSETQASASSFCPSELLLTAEKLGLDSQVSSSWDSSNGSISSRTSGGGRRSRRNSIESSCTVGGRAWKKKQLKATSQKPFKLRTELRGQLKEEELMKKIQKLVEEEEKQRIPIAQGLPWTTDEPECLIKPPVKENTRPIDLKLHSDLRAVERAEFDHQVAEKMSLIEQYKMERERQQKLEEEEEIKRLRKELVPKAQPMPYFDRPFIPRRSPKPPTVPTEPRSLKQPTVPREPRFHIPQQKKIKCCMSWNDMGPYTCHQ; this is encoded by the exons ATGGATTCCCACGGCAGGAACACCGGAACAAAAACCCCTGCAAAAGACCCACAAGCCTCTCGATCAAAGATCTCGGAGATATCCAAGACTTCCGAGAATCTCAACCCTAACCTGTCCAGTCCAAGCCCTGGTTTGAAGAAAATGTCGAATTCACCGGCGGCCAAATCTGCCAAATCTCACAAATCGGCCCAGAGGGTCATTTCGCCACGGAATAAGATTCGCGAAAGAAAGTTCGTGGTGGCGAAGAAGAATTCGAAGAAAGAGAGAGCAGCGTCCGCAGTCACATGTAAATGCAAGGACAAGGTTGGGGATAATGCAAAGAAGTGCCTCTGTGTTGCTTATGAGAATCTGAGGGCTTCTCAGGAAGAGTTCTTCAAGATTAGGGATGCTAGGGAAGGAAGAGCTGGAGTTGAagaaggaggaggagaagagAACCCGGTGATCCAAAACTACGAAATCGGTGATGGGTATGAGGGAAAGGTGGAGAATGGTGATGACCTGGGTGAGATGGAGCCATTGAGCGAATCAGGTTCAGCATGTGTCAAGAGAAGGAGGGATAGGTTGTTGGAAGAAGCAAGGAACAGTGGACCTGTATCTGGGTCTGGGAGAGTTGCACATTTGGTTCAGGCCTTTGAGAAACTCCTTTCAGTACCGAGTACAAAGGACTCAGATCAGAAGGATGAGAATGAATCAAAGGAGAATAAGGAGGGAATGAGATGGGCACTTCCTGGATTACAGCAACCCAAGGTTTCTGAAACGCAAGCTTCTGCGTCTTCGTTTTGCCCATCAGAGCTTTTGTTAACTGCAGAGAAACTTGGATTGGATTCTCAGGTTTCTTCATCTTGGGATAGCAGCAACGGGAG CATTTCAAGCAGAACTTCTGGTGGAGGCAGAAGGAGCCGAAGAAAT aGCATTGAATCATCTTGCACTGTTGGTGGAAGGGCGTGGAAGAAGAAGCAGCTCAAGGCTACCAGCCAAAAGCCATTCAAGCTGAGAACAGAG CTGAGGGGACAATTGAAGGAGGAAGAACTTATGAAGAAGATACAGAAAttggtggaggaggaggagaagcaaCGGATACCAATTGCTCAAGGACTCCCATGGACAACTGATGAACCAGAG tgctTGATAAAACCTCCCGTGAAAGAAAACACCAGACCCATTGACTTGAAACTCCACAGTGATCTCCGGGCAGTGGAGCGTGCTGAGTTTGATCATCAG GTAGCAGAGAAGATGAGCTTGATCGAGCAATACAAGATGGAAAGGGAGAGACAACAGAAG ttggaagaagaggaagaaataaAGAGATTGAGAAAGGAGCTCGTTCCCAAGGCACAGCCCATGCCCTATTTTGATCGACCATTTATTCCTAGAAG GTCACCGAAGCCACCCACAGTCCCAACAGAGCCAAG GTCACTGAAGCAACCCACAGTCCCACGAGAGCCAAGGTTTCACATTCCTCAACAGAAGAAGATCAAATGTTGCATGTCATGGAATGACATGGGCCCCTATACTTGCCATCAGTAG